DNA sequence from the Candidatus Cloacimonadaceae bacterium genome:
TCTCGCGTTGCTGATCGCGGCAAAATAGACCTGCATAATGCTGGCGTGATCGGAGTCCGGTCCACTGGCAGCTATCTGAACGGCGCTCTTGTAGCTCGCCTCAAGATGGTGGCAATCGAAACAGGCATACTGTCGAAATATCTCCGTTTTCATCAGGTTTTGCCTGCTCACAAAATACCAATCCGTCAAAAAGATGCCTTGCATCGCGATCGCTGCATCGCCTTCCAGCACGAGCATGGAGTCTCTCCAATAGCCAAAATAGCGGTCTTTCCCCATGTATTTATCGGCGATATTGAGTCCTCCAAGAAAGACGGTTCGCCCATCCACGATCACCAGTTTGCGGTGATTGCGATAGTTTGCCCGGCTATTGAGAAAAGGAATCCACACCGGCATGAAGGGCACGAACATCACTCCCGCCTTGCGCAGCGCGGATTTGAAGCTTCTCCGCAAACTCCAGCAGCCCACATCGTCATAGATGAAACGGATCTGGATTCCCTGGTCGGCTTTTTTGAGCAACAGATCCTTGATCCGGTTTCCGATGGCGTCCGCACTGATTGAAAAATACTCCATGTGTATGTGCCGCTGAGCGTTATCTATCGCCGTGCAAATTTCCTCAAAGGCTTCCGCGGTATCCGGAATCACTCGCACCCGGTTGTGCCGCGTCAAAATCGCCTTGCTGTTGGATTCTAAAAGAGAAATCAGCCGGATGGCAAGTTCGTTTTCGATTTTCAGATCGGTTTCCTGCTCAAGCGGTTTCAGCAATTCCCCAAGATTGACCGAATCCACCAAACCCTTGCGGCTGAATAACCTGCTCTTGCGCCAGTTTCTACCAAAGAGGAGATAAAAGATGAAACCCACGACGGGGAGATAGA
Encoded proteins:
- the cls gene encoding cardiolipin synthase encodes the protein TLILMLLLSLLLTATVINLLLGGAFPALFSNYAVKTLNLVFGITIVLMIVVLVLENDNPIRTIAWILVLLYLPVVGFIFYLLFGRNWRKSRLFSRKGLVDSVNLGELLKPLEQETDLKIENELAIRLISLLESNSKAILTRHNRVRVIPDTAEAFEEICTAIDNAQRHIHMEYFSISADAIGNRIKDLLLKKADQGIQIRFIYDDVGCWSLRRSFKSALRKAGVMFVPFMPVWIPFLNSRANYRNHRKLVIVDGRTVFLGGLNIADKYMGKDRYFGYWRDSMLVLEGDAAIAMQGIFLTDWYFVSRQNLMKTEIFRQYACFDCHHLEASYKSAVQIAASGPDSDHASIMQVYFAAISNARQSIRISTPYLILNDSLLMALKTAAMSGCRVDIILPSKPDHFVVFWGSRSYYQELLDTGIHIWEYQHGFMHAKVLIIDDEILSIGTANMDLRSFNHNFELAALIYDPDIAMQAARQFETDLAQSRLVDPEAFRRRSIVKKSVESVCRLFSPVL